A region of Paenibacillus sp. 37 DNA encodes the following proteins:
- a CDS encoding carbohydrate ABC transporter permease produces the protein MSENTANRIFNTVNVILIIITMVLCLAPFIHIIAISLSSNRAIGSGEVSFFPKELSFEAYTKVFADGSMIRSLIYTVWLTVLSTVLSMAMTIAAAYPLAKSNLKGRKWFMLVIVVTMFFSGGIIPEYILIKNLHLLDSSWGLILPGLISPFYMIILITFFRGIPESLEEAAGIDGSSHFGTLMRIILPLSLPVMATLSLFYAVGRWNGFQDALMYITKPELYPLQLKLYQMIQQNQITELMQNEGIGAVQVLPESLKAASVIFSTLPILLVYPWLQRYFISGVMVGAVKG, from the coding sequence ATGTCTGAAAACACGGCGAATCGAATATTCAACACGGTAAACGTCATTCTTATTATCATTACGATGGTGCTGTGTCTTGCACCATTCATTCATATTATTGCGATCTCGCTCAGCTCGAACCGGGCGATCGGTTCAGGAGAAGTTTCCTTTTTCCCCAAAGAGTTATCCTTTGAGGCATATACCAAAGTATTTGCAGATGGATCGATGATTCGCTCTCTCATCTATACCGTTTGGCTGACCGTCCTGAGTACAGTGCTAAGCATGGCGATGACCATTGCAGCGGCATATCCACTGGCGAAGAGTAACCTGAAGGGGCGCAAGTGGTTCATGCTTGTTATTGTGGTGACGATGTTCTTCAGTGGAGGTATTATTCCCGAGTACATTCTGATCAAAAATCTGCATCTACTCGACAGCTCATGGGGACTCATTCTGCCGGGATTGATTAGTCCGTTTTATATGATCATTCTCATTACCTTCTTCCGAGGTATTCCAGAAAGTCTGGAAGAAGCAGCGGGCATTGATGGAAGCAGTCACTTCGGAACACTTATGCGCATTATTTTGCCACTCTCTCTTCCGGTTATGGCAACACTGAGCCTATTCTACGCTGTAGGACGCTGGAATGGTTTCCAGGATGCACTCATGTATATTACGAAGCCTGAACTATACCCTTTGCAATTGAAATTGTATCAGATGATTCAGCAAAACCAGATTACAGAACTGATGCAGAACGAAGGTATTGGTGCTGTTCAAGTCTTGCCTGAGAGTCTGAAAGCAGCCAGCGTTATATTCTCCACGTTACCGATCCTTCTGGTGTATCCATGGTTGCAGCGGTACTTTATAAGTGGCGTAATGGTAGGTGCTGTAAAAGGTTAA
- a CDS encoding ABC transporter permease has product MKTSIYFRRNWQLYALLLLPMIYFIIFKYGPMYGVQIAFKDFNFFQGIAGSEWIGLDAFREVFQNQGFYTALRNTLVLNMLDLLVSFPAPLILAILLFELKKAWFKKLAQTLLYIPHFISWVIIGGIVLQVFGTQSGFINNILMSMGFDPLPFLSDKNYWLFTYLAVGVWQSAGWGTILYLASLTGINRELYEAAEVDGASRLRRIWHISLPGIKTTIVTLLIINVGNMISIGFDRPFIIGNVAVREYSDVLSTFVYRVGLQSGQVTLATAVGLFQALVGLVFILGANYTSKKLTDESIM; this is encoded by the coding sequence ATGAAAACAAGCATCTATTTCCGCAGAAACTGGCAACTATATGCGCTGCTCCTACTGCCCATGATCTACTTCATTATTTTTAAGTATGGGCCAATGTATGGCGTGCAGATTGCGTTCAAGGACTTTAACTTCTTTCAAGGGATCGCCGGTAGTGAGTGGATTGGCTTGGATGCATTCAGAGAAGTGTTTCAAAACCAGGGATTCTACACGGCATTACGCAACACGTTAGTGCTTAACATGCTGGATCTACTGGTCTCCTTCCCGGCACCACTTATATTAGCCATCTTATTGTTTGAGCTGAAGAAGGCCTGGTTCAAAAAGTTGGCACAGACTTTACTGTACATTCCTCACTTTATTTCGTGGGTCATAATTGGAGGGATCGTACTTCAGGTATTCGGTACGCAGTCCGGTTTCATCAACAATATCTTGATGAGCATGGGATTTGATCCATTGCCATTCCTTTCAGACAAAAACTATTGGCTCTTTACGTATCTTGCGGTAGGCGTGTGGCAGAGTGCAGGCTGGGGTACGATTCTGTATCTGGCATCCCTCACGGGCATTAACCGGGAACTCTACGAAGCCGCAGAAGTGGATGGAGCAAGTCGGTTACGCAGAATCTGGCACATCTCCTTGCCAGGCATCAAAACAACGATTGTTACCTTATTGATCATCAATGTCGGCAACATGATCTCTATCGGCTTTGACCGACCGTTTATTATCGGTAACGTGGCTGTACGTGAATACTCGGATGTGCTCAGCACGTTTGTCTATCGTGTCGGTTTACAATCTGGTCAGGTTACGCTCGCAACAGCTGTAGGTTTGTTCCAGGCTTTAGTTGGACTTGTCTTCATACTCGGAGCAAACTATACGTCCAAGAAATTAACCGATGAGAGCATTATGTAG
- a CDS encoding sugar phosphate isomerase/epimerase family protein: MYTDKQEYSFSTCWNIKRHTTGQGMIEEIKSLGFRQVELNYNVTEEMLQTIEPMIERGEIGVSSVHNTFPHVPDPDYGTDSVLLGFDDEPRRKRAIELLLRSAEYAHRYGAKAVVVHPGEVPFEYNIDEALKKIYHDQGPDSPAYQSLWQEMLEKREDGSAHYLSRIQESLEEVCDLSEQRGYGVNFGIETRSRCYQMPTLHEAGTIIGRMKGAPLGLWYDIGHGMMMDRMGLYDNVREANALIDHVVGVHIHETVGLADHWCPYIHSKDMTFFDSFLDIIDRSPVKVYELKAACTPEEIDESHGIITARIAERHAARQRG; this comes from the coding sequence ATGTACACGGACAAGCAGGAATACTCGTTTTCAACATGTTGGAACATCAAGCGTCATACGACCGGACAAGGCATGATTGAAGAGATCAAATCTCTTGGATTCAGACAGGTGGAATTGAATTATAACGTTACGGAAGAGATGCTGCAGACGATAGAACCGATGATTGAACGGGGCGAGATCGGTGTATCCAGTGTGCATAATACATTCCCGCATGTGCCTGATCCGGATTATGGGACGGATTCCGTCCTGCTCGGATTCGATGATGAGCCGCGCCGTAAACGAGCGATTGAACTGTTACTTCGCTCAGCCGAGTACGCACATCGTTATGGCGCCAAGGCTGTTGTTGTACATCCGGGTGAGGTTCCGTTTGAATACAATATAGATGAAGCATTGAAAAAGATATACCACGATCAGGGGCCGGACTCCCCGGCGTATCAATCTTTATGGCAAGAGATGTTGGAGAAACGGGAAGATGGCAGCGCACATTACCTGAGTCGGATTCAGGAGAGTCTGGAAGAGGTATGTGACTTGTCTGAGCAGCGAGGATACGGGGTGAATTTCGGTATTGAGACCCGTTCGCGCTGTTATCAGATGCCGACTTTGCACGAAGCGGGAACGATTATTGGACGCATGAAGGGCGCGCCGCTTGGTCTCTGGTACGATATTGGTCACGGCATGATGATGGATCGAATGGGACTGTACGATAATGTACGTGAAGCTAACGCGTTGATTGATCACGTGGTTGGCGTGCATATTCATGAAACCGTAGGGTTGGCAGATCATTGGTGTCCATATATTCATAGTAAAGACATGACCTTTTTTGATTCATTTTTGGATATTATTGATCGTTCGCCGGTGAAAGTATATGAGCTGAAAGCCGCTTGTACACCGGAAGAAATTGATGAAAGTCATGGAATAATCACGGCTCGTATTGCTGAACGTCATGCGGCGCGTCAGCGCGGATAA
- a CDS encoding ROK family protein, translated as MTESVKNVSNNYHSNQDGTVGGDPSGWIAGIDIGGTKTLMLLSSQKAGNEVHERILPTLASDQPDEFFRWLFAELETFCREVGCSLDQLNGAGLGFPGVILQEEGILRNAPAFQWPELDIRPVIAKYYRGNIMLDNDVNMAAMGEYDQGAAQGHQHCVMVTVGTGIGSALILNGQLYSGQNGAAGEIGHFIAGEEGLHTGYVADADSFGVFEQVTSGTGITEQARRYFAAGKGSSLSLIMSLAGGEAEQIEARHVFKAAESGDLAALEILELPMRYMARGLANITALLNPSIIVIGGGVAASNPSYYLNEVRTRLQRYTVLPTLLAVAELGNKAGAIGALAAIRSSLAHTYQ; from the coding sequence ATGACAGAATCCGTGAAAAACGTAAGTAATAATTATCATTCCAATCAGGATGGTACGGTTGGAGGTGATCCATCCGGCTGGATTGCAGGTATTGACATTGGAGGCACCAAAACATTAATGCTCTTGTCATCACAAAAGGCTGGAAATGAAGTTCATGAACGAATCTTGCCTACGCTTGCCAGTGATCAGCCGGATGAGTTCTTCCGATGGTTATTCGCTGAATTGGAAACATTCTGCCGCGAAGTTGGATGCAGTCTGGATCAACTTAACGGTGCAGGTTTGGGATTCCCTGGTGTGATTCTGCAAGAGGAGGGAATACTGCGAAATGCTCCGGCTTTTCAGTGGCCTGAGCTAGATATTCGCCCTGTTATTGCGAAGTATTACAGAGGGAATATCATGTTGGATAATGATGTGAATATGGCCGCAATGGGAGAGTATGATCAAGGGGCAGCACAGGGACATCAACACTGTGTAATGGTCACGGTTGGAACAGGCATTGGATCTGCTCTTATCCTGAATGGACAGCTCTATAGCGGCCAGAATGGAGCAGCAGGTGAGATTGGGCATTTCATTGCAGGTGAGGAAGGGCTTCATACCGGTTATGTTGCGGATGCGGATTCCTTTGGCGTATTTGAGCAAGTGACTTCAGGTACGGGAATTACCGAACAGGCGAGGCGTTATTTTGCTGCTGGAAAGGGAAGTTCCTTATCCCTGATCATGAGTCTGGCAGGAGGGGAAGCGGAACAGATTGAAGCCAGGCATGTATTCAAAGCAGCCGAGTCGGGTGATCTTGCCGCCCTGGAGATTCTGGAACTACCCATGCGTTATATGGCTAGAGGTCTGGCGAATATTACGGCTTTACTCAATCCTTCCATTATAGTGATCGGTGGTGGCGTGGCTGCATCCAACCCATCCTATTATCTAAATGAAGTGCGCACACGCCTCCAACGTTACACCGTTCTGCCTACACTTTTAGCTGTAGCTGAACTGGGGAACAAAGCAGGAGCAATCGGGGCATTGGCTGCAATCAGGTCGAGTCTAGCGCACACATATCAATAG
- a CDS encoding helix-turn-helix domain-containing protein produces MKVNLKRNWHTKLMYSYFPIFLLTISILIFLSFLIVNELSRNETQKADMISTRYIVDTLERSLSDIELRLLEDIGANKTYSRFLEAGRGQLSSQFIYDAASGFGRMLDQQDMIQSIYLYRMSDSQILTPRGMMRLEDFEDRAYIEQALKDRENLGWNLPRDYKERSFDVPSQVISMNKWLPLPWGGEGLLVITIRMYAVERQIDNMTNEKLSVLQVRDKSDNLIYTAHQMDPSAGEILNRVTADKLGLVFESGIQSGQLYSWVSLVSYVWIGIGLLTIVGAVAGLIYITRRNTRPIQLIMNRIQALQPRAEEDEAAPSVKDELALIDRALEHLIAQTVDYEKQHHENLLIHRRQLLVDLMEGERMDSFRHRLRHLQPLEERFMEPKSVAVLIAEMNGDDLSTNQNILKIALMNVVEELVQNETQFGGWAEWFGNRRLIVVIASDEQEGLDRELLMDLAKQMHMWIAEHFRLRFTFGIGRTVSGWEEITRSYASADAGLQHRLTLGKDAIVLSEQLPDRIELKSYKYLQMLADFVREFRLTGDGWRIQLDQMFVAFSEDQITDNDIRMLLQALIQMLSREFGELSERLQSQFAEGILTRLRSDIQQVETLEGIQEILQEWLKEVYRNYVSVNETKSHRAMINELRIYIEEHFDDPDLSLKHLSDRFQISGKYASYLFKEEFEMKFVDFLVKLRVEKACRLLSASDMAVQDIALQVGYANAISFGRVFKRIMGVTPGDYRKQSGKQGDQ; encoded by the coding sequence ATGAAAGTAAATCTGAAGCGGAATTGGCACACCAAGTTGATGTATTCGTATTTTCCTATTTTTCTGCTTACGATTTCCATTCTAATCTTTCTCTCCTTCCTGATTGTCAACGAACTCTCACGTAACGAAACACAAAAAGCCGACATGATCTCCACCCGCTATATCGTGGATACACTGGAGCGCTCGCTAAGCGACATTGAACTTCGGTTACTTGAAGACATTGGTGCAAACAAAACATATAGTCGCTTTCTGGAAGCTGGACGGGGACAATTATCGAGTCAGTTCATCTATGATGCGGCAAGTGGGTTCGGACGTATGCTGGATCAGCAGGATATGATTCAATCCATTTATCTCTATCGTATGTCCGATTCCCAGATTCTTACGCCGAGAGGCATGATGCGTTTGGAAGATTTTGAAGATCGTGCCTATATTGAGCAAGCCTTGAAAGATCGGGAGAACCTCGGTTGGAATCTGCCACGTGATTATAAGGAACGTTCCTTCGACGTACCTTCACAGGTGATTAGTATGAATAAGTGGCTTCCGTTACCGTGGGGCGGGGAAGGTCTGCTCGTCATTACCATCCGCATGTATGCAGTAGAACGGCAGATTGATAACATGACGAATGAAAAGTTATCTGTTCTTCAGGTTCGGGATAAGAGCGACAATCTGATCTATACCGCGCATCAAATGGACCCTTCAGCAGGCGAAATCCTTAATCGTGTGACTGCGGACAAACTTGGTCTGGTCTTTGAGAGCGGTATTCAATCCGGACAACTGTATTCATGGGTATCCCTTGTCTCTTATGTGTGGATCGGTATTGGTTTATTAACAATTGTTGGTGCGGTGGCTGGACTAATCTACATTACTCGCAGAAATACACGCCCCATTCAGCTGATCATGAATCGAATTCAGGCGTTACAGCCACGTGCCGAGGAGGATGAAGCAGCTCCATCCGTCAAAGATGAACTGGCACTCATCGATCGTGCGCTGGAACATTTGATTGCTCAAACGGTTGACTATGAGAAACAACATCATGAAAACTTACTGATTCATCGCAGACAGTTGCTTGTTGATCTGATGGAAGGAGAGCGAATGGATTCATTCCGTCACCGACTTCGCCATCTGCAACCGCTAGAGGAACGATTCATGGAACCGAAGAGTGTTGCTGTCCTCATTGCGGAGATGAATGGTGACGATCTCTCGACCAATCAGAATATTCTGAAGATTGCGCTCATGAACGTAGTGGAAGAACTTGTGCAGAATGAGACCCAGTTCGGCGGTTGGGCTGAATGGTTTGGGAACCGCAGGCTTATTGTGGTGATTGCATCGGATGAGCAGGAAGGACTGGACCGTGAATTGCTTATGGATCTGGCTAAGCAGATGCATATGTGGATTGCGGAACACTTCCGACTCCGGTTTACCTTTGGCATTGGACGAACCGTATCGGGCTGGGAGGAGATCACTCGATCCTATGCGAGTGCAGATGCGGGTTTGCAGCATAGACTTACTCTTGGTAAAGATGCCATCGTTCTCAGTGAGCAACTACCGGATCGTATTGAGCTGAAATCGTACAAGTATTTACAAATGCTCGCAGACTTTGTCCGTGAATTCAGACTAACCGGTGATGGTTGGCGGATTCAACTGGATCAGATGTTTGTTGCGTTCAGCGAAGATCAGATTACAGATAACGATATTCGCATGTTGCTGCAGGCGTTAATCCAGATGTTGTCCCGTGAATTCGGGGAGCTGTCTGAGCGGTTGCAAAGCCAATTTGCCGAGGGAATTCTGACTCGTCTTCGTAGTGATATCCAGCAGGTGGAGACACTGGAGGGGATTCAAGAAATTTTGCAGGAGTGGCTTAAAGAGGTTTATCGCAATTATGTATCTGTAAATGAAACGAAAAGTCATCGCGCGATGATCAACGAGCTGCGGATTTATATTGAAGAGCATTTTGATGATCCGGATCTTTCGCTGAAACATCTGAGTGATCGGTTCCAGATCTCGGGCAAATATGCGAGTTATCTGTTTAAGGAAGAGTTTGAGATGAAGTTTGTTGATTTTCTGGTGAAACTGAGGGTCGAAAAGGCCTGTCGTCTGTTGTCTGCATCCGATATGGCTGTTCAGGATATTGCTCTGCAAGTGGGTTATGCCAATGCCATCTCCTTCGGCAGAGTATTTAAACGGATTATGGGCGTGACACCAGGGGACTACCGCAAGCAGAGTGGAAAACAAGGGGATCAATAA
- a CDS encoding response regulator has translation MSEPITVVLLDDHPLVMEGLNNRLNREPGIQVLKTFSDPLLFLSEVEALRPDVVVMDIRMPQLDGFEVVRRLKDQYGLSVKIILLSGYNYHEFQLKAYDLGVHAYLSKQATYGQIINAIHQSMLGHVLVPETMLSSNLEESLTATEREVLNRIALEMTNKEIAQDLAISQRTVEYHITSITQKFGVKSRIGAVVKGYQAGILGDVTLPEKR, from the coding sequence ATGAGCGAACCCATTACAGTCGTACTGCTTGATGATCACCCCCTGGTCATGGAAGGTCTCAACAATCGCTTAAACCGCGAACCCGGCATACAGGTATTGAAGACTTTCAGCGATCCATTACTTTTTTTATCCGAAGTAGAGGCGTTGCGACCAGATGTTGTCGTCATGGATATTCGCATGCCCCAACTTGATGGTTTTGAGGTTGTGAGAAGATTGAAAGATCAATACGGGTTATCCGTCAAAATTATATTGTTATCCGGGTACAACTATCACGAATTCCAGTTGAAGGCTTATGATCTGGGCGTCCATGCCTACTTGTCGAAACAAGCAACGTATGGACAGATTATTAACGCCATCCACCAAAGTATGTTGGGTCATGTGCTTGTTCCAGAGACCATGTTATCCTCTAATCTGGAGGAATCACTCACTGCAACAGAACGCGAAGTGCTTAACCGTATTGCACTGGAGATGACCAATAAGGAAATTGCACAGGATCTGGCGATCAGTCAACGTACAGTGGAGTATCATATCACCTCTATTACACAGAAATTTGGTGTGAAGTCCAGAATTGGTGCTGTAGTCAAAGGATATCAGGCAGGGATCCTCGGTGATGTAACACTCCCTGAGAAACGGTAA
- a CDS encoding MFS transporter: protein MRSRHMKAYTEKTKADSNDAKRVLLQLQGLYLFMGLAGGMFNPYINPILVTQGFSSKETGFIMAFGTLVSIILQPIWGILVDKFKKTRFVLVISLLVPASLAYFYNIQVYFILILIYTLCTIFQVTQIPVADSYAVTAARAANTSYGMIRLFGSIGTGVGGFAAGMYLSQFSIHMLWLPFLLFNILSAILASTLPRQTSISSSSVTFSVGLARLLRNRTFLLFLTGCFLVNQTLTAFNSFFVISFQMAGGSVTMTGTALLLASITNVPSMLAAAFILRKWGHERTMLLAAGAYMLRWGIQWLWPTPEVMIGVQVLHGLSFGFFYIAAVEYVASVTGREMQATGQSLFNMVFAGLGGIVGNMLNGYLLDSGGPSLMYLACTISAALGSVILYIVSRQAKEQRRAYSLE from the coding sequence ATGAGAAGTAGACATATGAAGGCTTACACAGAGAAAACAAAAGCCGATTCCAATGATGCAAAACGTGTTTTACTCCAATTGCAGGGCCTATATCTGTTTATGGGGCTTGCCGGGGGGATGTTTAACCCGTACATTAATCCCATATTGGTAACACAAGGGTTTTCCAGTAAAGAAACCGGATTTATTATGGCGTTTGGCACACTTGTATCCATTATTCTTCAACCTATATGGGGAATTCTGGTAGATAAGTTTAAAAAGACACGGTTCGTACTGGTGATAAGCCTGCTTGTTCCTGCATCGTTAGCGTATTTCTACAATATTCAAGTGTACTTTATATTAATATTGATTTATACTTTATGCACTATATTCCAAGTGACTCAAATACCCGTGGCTGACTCCTATGCGGTTACAGCCGCGAGAGCCGCGAACACCTCATATGGCATGATCCGACTCTTCGGCAGCATAGGAACGGGAGTTGGTGGATTTGCCGCAGGGATGTATCTCTCCCAGTTTTCCATTCACATGTTATGGCTGCCATTTCTCCTGTTTAACATTCTGAGCGCTATACTGGCAAGTACACTCCCCCGGCAGACGAGCATATCCTCGTCCTCGGTAACCTTCTCCGTAGGTTTGGCAAGATTGCTCCGAAACCGGACATTCCTTCTATTTCTAACAGGTTGTTTCCTGGTTAACCAAACGCTCACTGCGTTTAACTCCTTTTTTGTTATTTCATTTCAAATGGCTGGTGGTTCGGTGACCATGACGGGTACAGCACTGTTGCTGGCGTCAATTACTAATGTTCCATCCATGTTGGCAGCGGCATTCATACTCCGAAAATGGGGACATGAACGGACGATGCTGCTTGCAGCTGGGGCGTATATGTTACGTTGGGGAATACAATGGCTATGGCCGACACCTGAGGTCATGATTGGCGTTCAGGTGCTGCATGGGTTGTCCTTCGGATTCTTCTATATCGCAGCAGTCGAATATGTGGCTTCGGTTACGGGGCGGGAAATGCAGGCCACGGGACAAAGTTTATTTAACATGGTGTTTGCTGGCCTGGGCGGAATTGTAGGTAATATGCTTAATGGATATTTACTCGATTCCGGCGGTCCATCACTGATGTATCTGGCTTGCACGATCAGTGCGGCACTAGGATCAGTGATTCTGTATATCGTCAGCAGGCAGGCCAAAGAACAGAGAAGAGCATACTCATTAGAATAG
- a CDS encoding extracellular solute-binding protein, with protein sequence MRLFQRRKASKASSILAVVTAFTLLLSACSSGSESTSSSGESGSGEKTTLKVEIFDRGNTPAGYTISDSYLTRFIQEKFGDPNNIDVQFVPVPRSEEVQKLNVLMASGSEVPDIVFTYDSGTFNRYAEQGGLTELTDLINQSGPNLKKFLGDETLAYGQYDGQQFAVPGKRLVLGKYASYVRQDWLDALGLPSPETAEELHTTLKAFKEKDPGKVGTGLIPMGMSIASAQYEPLIWSFIEPLTEEQKYTLTQQLGSNDYPTLLPGFKEALKYMNTLYNEGLMSKDFGLDKDKKKLWEDVSNGKVGFYTEDAGEIYISGTYKNLQTNQPGAVITPIDAFKNSEGKFAKPAYAPNAMYVMIPKSSKNAEAAMKYLDWMASGNNLFDLQFGVENENYELVDGVPLIKDDASPEIAGRIYNSGDIAIIVNGKYVGDDKKNEEAYVVQVESKYRDDMRKSVAISNTDTIQPVRFSKPIDAEARYGNGLKDKFMEFFVKTTISKPADFEATYDSMMKDYMASGGQAILDERTEAYKAMK encoded by the coding sequence ATGAGATTATTTCAAAGACGTAAGGCAAGCAAGGCAAGTTCAATCCTCGCAGTGGTAACAGCATTCACTCTATTATTATCTGCATGTTCATCAGGAAGCGAATCAACATCTTCATCAGGAGAGTCGGGTTCGGGGGAAAAAACGACTTTGAAAGTGGAAATCTTCGATCGGGGAAACACTCCGGCGGGCTACACCATTTCGGACAGTTATCTGACTCGCTTCATTCAAGAGAAGTTTGGTGATCCAAACAACATCGATGTTCAGTTTGTTCCCGTACCACGCTCGGAGGAAGTACAGAAACTTAACGTTCTGATGGCGAGTGGCTCTGAAGTTCCTGATATTGTCTTCACCTACGATTCGGGAACATTCAACCGGTATGCAGAGCAAGGAGGTCTGACCGAACTTACGGATCTGATCAATCAAAGTGGTCCTAACCTGAAGAAGTTCCTCGGAGATGAAACGTTGGCCTACGGTCAATACGATGGTCAACAGTTTGCGGTTCCAGGTAAACGTCTTGTACTTGGCAAGTACGCATCTTATGTTCGTCAGGATTGGCTGGACGCACTCGGATTGCCTTCACCTGAGACAGCTGAGGAGCTGCATACCACACTGAAGGCCTTTAAGGAAAAAGATCCGGGTAAGGTTGGCACAGGACTTATCCCGATGGGGATGTCCATTGCCTCGGCTCAATATGAACCACTGATCTGGTCATTCATTGAACCGCTGACGGAAGAACAGAAATATACATTAACGCAACAACTGGGTTCCAATGACTATCCAACGTTGTTGCCTGGTTTCAAGGAAGCCCTGAAATATATGAACACACTGTATAATGAAGGATTAATGAGCAAGGACTTTGGACTCGACAAAGACAAGAAAAAGCTGTGGGAAGATGTATCTAACGGCAAAGTTGGATTCTACACCGAGGATGCCGGGGAGATTTATATCTCCGGTACGTACAAAAACCTGCAAACCAATCAACCTGGTGCAGTGATCACACCAATTGATGCATTCAAAAACTCCGAAGGCAAATTTGCCAAACCGGCATATGCACCCAATGCGATGTATGTCATGATTCCGAAATCGAGCAAAAATGCGGAAGCAGCGATGAAGTATCTGGATTGGATGGCTTCAGGCAACAACCTGTTCGACCTGCAATTCGGTGTTGAAAACGAGAACTACGAACTTGTGGATGGGGTACCACTGATCAAAGATGATGCTTCTCCTGAAATTGCAGGCCGTATCTATAATTCTGGTGACATTGCCATTATCGTGAACGGTAAATACGTTGGGGATGACAAGAAAAATGAAGAGGCCTATGTCGTTCAGGTAGAGTCGAAGTATCGGGATGATATGCGCAAGTCGGTAGCCATTTCCAACACGGACACCATTCAACCGGTACGCTTCTCCAAACCGATTGATGCAGAAGCGCGTTACGGTAACGGCCTGAAAGACAAGTTCATGGAATTTTTCGTGAAAACAACCATTTCCAAACCCGCTGATTTTGAAGCCACGTATGACAGCATGATGAAGGACTACATGGCGAGCGGTGGCCAAGCAATCCTCGATGAACGTACAGAAGCTTACAAAGCGATGAAATAA